A DNA window from Arachis hypogaea cultivar Tifrunner chromosome 18, arahy.Tifrunner.gnm2.J5K5, whole genome shotgun sequence contains the following coding sequences:
- the LOC112773132 gene encoding uncharacterized protein isoform X1, with product MSDEQSDSAMMNPWDIGDPCDMIDFDADDEAPQFEFECPPLPEPVWNGDENKIVAANVGEPCAMDVSGNQPHQPVIDECLSEAMRMTEHYWENPLSGYQPFQCQPQSRAIDVCGNQPLQSHPHPQPWSQPQLQPWSPPRPQSQTDIVRTLTDEFFADTCGYPPSQPQTEWDTSRNTFELIPNVGGHPQPQPQPPVWTWEENKAFESIITSCFQDTIQNCWEAVAVRLPGRTRAQLQERFQKLMKDINAVHKGYPTSTPLNATPPPPSQPYSTDHHHREEVVPAAEEEVVPTAQEEAAPTNTGYHHWTEDEHRNCALIQAF from the exons atgagtgaCGAGCAATCAGATTCTGCAATGATGAATCCATGGGATATCGGAGACCCGTGCGATATGATAGACTTTGATGCCGACGATGAAGCACCGCAGTTTGAGTTTGAGTGTCCGCCTCTGCCTGAGCCCGTCTGGAATGGGGACGAAAACAAGATTGTTGCCGCCAATGTAGGTGAGCCGTGTGCCATGGACGTGAGTGGTAATCAACCACATCAGCCGGTTATTGATGAGTGTTTGTCCGAAGCTATGAGGATGACAGAGCACTATTGGGAAAACCCTTTATCTGGTTATCAACCATTTCAGTGTCAGCCTCAGTCACGTGCCATTGACGTGTGTGGTAATCAACCACTTCAGTCTCACCCTCACCCTCAGCCTTGGTCTCAGCCTCAGCTTCAGCCTTGGTCTCCGCCTCGGCCTCAATCTCAGACGGATATAGTAAGGACGCTGACGGATGAGTTTTTCGCTGACACGTGTGGTTATCCACCATCTCAGCCTCAGACTGAGTGGGATACCAGTAGGAACACGTTCGAGCTGATTCCCAATGTCGGTGGTCATCCTCAACCTCAACCTCAACCTCCGGTCTGGACTTGGGAGGAGAACAAAGCATTTGAGTCAATTATTACCAGTTGTTTTCAGGATACTATCCAGAACTGCTGGGAGGCCGTGGCTGTTCGTCTCCCCGGCAGGACCCGGGCACAGCTGCAAGAGCGCTTTCAGAAGCTGATGAAGGACATCAATGCCGTCCATAAGGGTTATCCTACAAGCACTCCTCTCAatgcaacaccaccaccaccatcacagcCTTATTCGACTGATCACCATCACAG GGAGGAGGTCGTGCCAGCTGCAGAGGAGGAGGTAGTGCCAACTGCACAAGAGGAGGCAGCACCAACAAACACAGGAT
- the LOC112773132 gene encoding uncharacterized protein isoform X2, producing the protein MSDEQSDSAMMNPWDIGDPCDMIDFDADDEAPQFEFECPPLPEPVWNGDENKIVAANVGEPCAMDVSGNQPHQPVIDECLSEAMRMTEHYWENPLSGYQPFQCQPQSRAIDVCGNQPLQSHPHPQPWSQPQLQPWSPPRPQSQTDIVRTLTDEFFADTCGYPPSQPQTEWDTSRNTFELIPNVGGHPQPQPQPPVWTWEENKAFESIITSCFQDTIQNCWEAVAVRLPGRTRAQLQERFQKLMKDINAVHKGYPTSTPLNATPPPPSQPYSTDHHHREEVVPAAEEEVVPTAQEEAAPTNTGYHHWTEDEHRSRIVD; encoded by the exons atgagtgaCGAGCAATCAGATTCTGCAATGATGAATCCATGGGATATCGGAGACCCGTGCGATATGATAGACTTTGATGCCGACGATGAAGCACCGCAGTTTGAGTTTGAGTGTCCGCCTCTGCCTGAGCCCGTCTGGAATGGGGACGAAAACAAGATTGTTGCCGCCAATGTAGGTGAGCCGTGTGCCATGGACGTGAGTGGTAATCAACCACATCAGCCGGTTATTGATGAGTGTTTGTCCGAAGCTATGAGGATGACAGAGCACTATTGGGAAAACCCTTTATCTGGTTATCAACCATTTCAGTGTCAGCCTCAGTCACGTGCCATTGACGTGTGTGGTAATCAACCACTTCAGTCTCACCCTCACCCTCAGCCTTGGTCTCAGCCTCAGCTTCAGCCTTGGTCTCCGCCTCGGCCTCAATCTCAGACGGATATAGTAAGGACGCTGACGGATGAGTTTTTCGCTGACACGTGTGGTTATCCACCATCTCAGCCTCAGACTGAGTGGGATACCAGTAGGAACACGTTCGAGCTGATTCCCAATGTCGGTGGTCATCCTCAACCTCAACCTCAACCTCCGGTCTGGACTTGGGAGGAGAACAAAGCATTTGAGTCAATTATTACCAGTTGTTTTCAGGATACTATCCAGAACTGCTGGGAGGCCGTGGCTGTTCGTCTCCCCGGCAGGACCCGGGCACAGCTGCAAGAGCGCTTTCAGAAGCTGATGAAGGACATCAATGCCGTCCATAAGGGTTATCCTACAAGCACTCCTCTCAatgcaacaccaccaccaccatcacagcCTTATTCGACTGATCACCATCACAG GGAGGAGGTCGTGCCAGCTGCAGAGGAGGAGGTAGTGCCAACTGCACAAGAGGAGGCAGCACCAACAAACACAGGAT